The following are encoded together in the Pseudodesulfovibrio indicus genome:
- a CDS encoding flagellar brake protein, protein MATKGNGSANGREFKVMRDHWADHRIYFGATVHVSKVMEREKLAGRIIGLSEYKYLILEIPLVIGHRARYAPGSTVVAKFVSEATVYGFYSEVLQLQYDPAPIMYLKYPTEVESFEFRSSKRFVCNVPARMYNDNAHYYCLISDISSGGCHLTVHQHSLKGGEHIAEGERVRLLLNLYGLGELSLDCKVRGVKKSAAGHSYGVEFDTQGESYGRLEKYLDMLCS, encoded by the coding sequence ATGGCGACCAAAGGGAACGGTTCGGCCAACGGCCGGGAGTTCAAGGTCATGCGGGATCACTGGGCCGATCACCGCATCTACTTCGGCGCGACCGTTCACGTCAGCAAGGTCATGGAGCGCGAGAAGCTCGCCGGGCGTATCATCGGCCTGTCCGAATACAAGTACCTGATCCTGGAAATCCCCCTGGTTATCGGTCACCGGGCGCGTTATGCCCCCGGCTCCACGGTGGTCGCCAAGTTCGTCAGCGAGGCCACGGTCTACGGCTTCTACTCCGAGGTCCTGCAACTCCAATACGACCCGGCCCCGATCATGTATCTCAAGTATCCCACCGAGGTGGAGTCCTTCGAGTTCCGCTCGTCCAAGCGGTTCGTGTGCAACGTCCCGGCCCGGATGTACAACGACAACGCCCATTACTATTGCCTGATCAGCGACATCAGCTCGGGCGGCTGCCACCTGACCGTGCACCAGCACAGCCTCAAGGGCGGGGAGCACATCGCCGAGGGGGAGCGGGTCCGGCTGCTGCTCAACCTCTACGGCCTGGGCGAGCTGTCTCTGGACTGCAAGGTGCGCGGCGTCAAGAAATCCGCGGCCGGGCATTCCTATGGCGTGGAGTTCGATACACAGGGCGAGTCCTACGGTCGTTTGGAAAAATATCTCGATATGTTGTGCAGTTAG